The sequence below is a genomic window from Andrena cerasifolii isolate SP2316 chromosome 6, iyAndCera1_principal, whole genome shotgun sequence.
TCGTTGTCAAGACTTACTCACTCCCAACGACCAGGTATTCGACCATTCTTTTGAGCAGATATAAGACCACCCTTACGGTCAGAAGTAACGGTTATCCCACTTTACCTGCTCGACAATCGCAGGCGTCGAAAGTTAcggaatgaaatattttcgcaGTACAAGAATATGAAAGCACCGGTGAAAGAGGTGATTAGAATAATATGTTATGTTATAAATGCATTTTCAACCTTAAAATTTGCGTAGAGTAATATGTAACGGCACTATATAATACgtaatattcataaaatatatttccagggaaaaaattgtcaaaaaaaaaaagttacggGTTGCAGGGACTTGAACTGGGAAGAGTCTTCGAGGCCAATAAGGCCTTGCAAGGGTTTAGCGCTAGAAGCACCGATTTCTCTGGAAAGTCCGTGTTACAAATAACTAGGGGCCTAGTAAGATTGGATGTAAGAGATTCTACGGCTAGAGGCGAACACATCGCCGCAGCCATTTCAAATTTCACAACCTTATCACATTTTTGCCTATTCAGACCCAAAAACTTTCATTCTGatattttacagaaattaatCGAAAACACTATGCTACCCCGATCCATGGAGTCGATGGAATTCGTGGCGTGTAATCCCCGGCCCGGGGGCGGAGGATTGCGGGAGGAGGATGCAGAAGCCGAACAGGAGGAGGCAGCAGACTTCTTTGAGTTTGACCTCGATCCCGTTGAGATGGCAGTCAGCCTACCATCCCGTTACCCTCTAGTCACCGAGCTCGGGGTTGCATTCTGCGGCTGAGTGGATAACACCTTCATCGGCGAAGTGGGTCGGCACATAAAGCATCTTATCAAACTCAATATCACGGGGTGTACCAACATCAGAGAACAGTTTGGCCTTGAGACACTCAGTGGTCTGAATCATTGTACCGAGCTACAGATCAGCCTACTGTACCCAGACGTCGGAGCTCAGTTCCTCAGGAACATGTCGGAGCTCAGTTCCTCAGGAACATGTCGTCGCTCAGGGAGTTGACGTGTAGGGACAATCAGGGCGTAGCAGACGAGGACGTCTGCGGCCTCATCAGGAACAGCGCTACCATAACGATGATGGACCTGGAGGGCTGCGTACATATAGGACGCCCTTTTATCGAATGCGTATACTCCGCGCTGCGTGGCGATCCTCACAACCACCGACTCGAAATCCGTGTCGGCGGAACGAGCGCGATGCCTCGCAGGCGTGACAGGCAGCTACTCCATGTTTTCATAAATTATACACGGCACTCCAAATGTCCTTACGCCTAATTATCATCGGGGACGATGATTTCAAGGGGGGGAGGGTGTTACGTGCTGGCtaccttttcaaaattttcaatatcgacAATTGATCCAACCATTGCGTGTTATGGGAGTTTCCCTCGATCAATTGTCGATGACCCGTGAAGATTCTAATAGTTATGATTTGATTCACACGAAGCCTGTCACGCCACGGCATATTCTCACGGAGGATTGCTGTCGACGTTCTTAGAATGCGCGTTGCGATAAGCATTCCGACACCTAAGCATTGTAGTAGACcagtttatatttttcttccctGCTAAATTTCTGTTACACTATCATTGGCATCGGATCCAACCATTACGTGTTGTGGGAGTTCCCTCGATCTATTGTCACTGATTTACAAACCAAATTGTAATAATCATTTTATGAGAGTCGTTACGCCACTGCGTCCTTCCATGCGAAAATCTTCCAACGTCGTCGACGTTCTTAGAACGCCGGACGCGATAGCAACCTAGGCACCGAGATGCTGGGAACGTTCCGAGCGAGCGACGGTTGGGCCCATGTGCATGAGGTGCAGAGTCAGCGATTTTGGCGCTCTTTGTTTCAAAGTCCCGAGTGCTCGGGCCAACCCTGCGATTGCTCGGGGCAGTCAGCTAGGAAGTCGCGTAGTGCGCGGCTGATTCGTCCGAGGGACATATTGCTGTTTGTAAAAATAGTGATTGCGCTGGAGTTCCGAGTGATCGTAAGACAACGGAAAGACTCATTCCCCGTAGAGACTCATTTATATACGTTTTCTTGTTTCAACTActgtttattttacatatattacttaAAACCCAGATTATCTTACGCGAAACTGCTAACACTTAACATCAGTGTATTGTGCGGTGCCCTCTGCTTAAACATCGTGCACCGCAGGCACCCTCCAGATCACATAATAGAGACACACGCACACgccagcgagagagagagagagagagagcgctctggcgaaagaaagaagggaagtAGTAGACGTTAAACTGTAACACTCTACGTGTGCGAGGTCGGTGAGTCTTTTAAAGTACGTTACTATATTCAACAGTTGACCATTTGAATCtttccattttataaaaaaatgtttcatgtTACCCGTGTACGAAGGGGACAGTTAATCCAACCATTGTGTGTTACTGGAATTCTCCCTAGATAAACTATCTTACCTTCCTTCCGCGGGTATCGCATATTTAAAGCATTTCCAGTTaggaaatgcacaaaatttatcactcgtaCGATAATTAATCCAACCATTACGCGTTACGGGGTTTCCCCTCGGTTAATTATCGTCAAATTATTATTGGCTTCAATTGTTGCTTATCGGTTAACGTTCAAGGCCGTATTCGCCGTACCCTGGTTCTGGAACCCGTTTTTAAACTGTAATCTCCGAAACCGAACCgaatattataaattctaaaTCCGGCGATTTAATTTTATGTGAATCTTTAACGACTCTATTCAAAACCCATGTAAATTCCCCATTTATGTTCCACCTTTAATTcccctttttcttattttgtaatacatggtaaCATTCACCTTAAATCTGTCTCATTTGTTTCGAACCAGTCTCTCCAAAAGTACCACATCCTGATTGGGCAACCTGTATTGGTTGTAGACAAAAGCCGTACCCCGaaacaatcctgatttttcgcgtaATACGTGAAAATTGCTAAAATCTTTAATTCGTTAAGCGTTGCGTGAGGAAAATTAGACTCAACCGCTCGGTCGCTTAAAATTTAACGCCCTCACGTAACAATACATTCTGTAATTATATGGACATAGGTAGCGGTTTGGCTGAAGAAAGTTACAATGAAACTTACAGTCATATCCATGTGGCTTCGAAGAAAGTGTTTGAATTTTGCTGTAGAAAAGCTGTAGAGGAGGAAAAGACAGAAAATGAGCAACGCGAGAGACCACTACTGGATTTAAAAATATCTGGTGACGGTAGTTGGAAAAATGTGGCTTTAAATCGTTGTTTGGCGTAACAACTCTCATAAGGTATTATTGTGGAAAAGTCGTCGATATGATGGTAAAAAGTAGTTATTGTCAAGCGTGTGTATATTGGAAAAATAAGCCTCAAAATACAGTAGCATATCAAGAGTGGAAAGAAGAACATGATGAAGAAAACTGTGCACAAAATCACCATGGCTCTTCGGGAAGCATGGAGGTAGAATCAATGAAAGAGATGTTTTCGAGATCAGAAGAACTCTATGGAGTGAAATATGGAAATTACATTGGTGATGGTGATTCCAAAACTTTCAATGCAATCCTGAAACTCAATCTTTACGGCGATGAGTTTCGCCACGTTCAGAAAAGAATGGGGACTCGCCTGCGAAATATCAGGAAAAAAGAGAAACTAAGTGGCAAAGGAAAATTGACCGAGGCTTTGTTGAAGAAACTTGCTACTTATTACGGATTGGCAATTCGGAGAAATATTAACAGCGTGGAGGACATGAAAAAAGGCTATAATGGCCACATTCCATCATCTGCAGTCTACAGACGAAAATCCGCGACATGAAAACTGCCCGGAGGGAGTCGACAGCTGGTGCAATTGGCAGCAGGCTACAGCTCTCGGAACGGAGCCTGAGCCACATCCACCCACATTACACCCGAATGTACAAGAGCATATGCGTCCTATATATGAAGATCTATCAAGAGAGGATTTATTGCAAAGATGTTTAGGCGGTCATACGCAGAATTCAAACGAAAGTTTTAACTCGACCGTTTGGCTATTAGCTCCAAAACATCTCCATTCTGGGTACGAAGTAATCGAGGTAGCGGCATTTTTTGCTGCTATTTTATTCAACGAAGGAAATTCAGGCCTACTCATGGTCATGAATCAATTACAAATCATAGTTGGCAGGCAGAGCTACGGATATGCTGAGCAAATGGATCAGATGCGCGTGGCTCGGCAAAATAGAAGAAGCTCATTAGAGACAAAAGAAGCTCGAACACCTCGTAAAGAGGAAATGCAAGCTGCAAATGAGTTCCATGAGGAAGAGGAAGGACTGCTGTATGGTGCTGGAATCGCTGATTAATCGGCAAGACACTTTATCATTTGATTAAACACATTTGAGTTTGAGTTTTTTGTTtgtgaaactttaaacgtgtttttctcgaaacgacattttttcaatttgcgggaatcataactcaaaaactaattgATGGATCATCTTCAAATTTGGAACACGTTTACataatataatgtattaaaacATAAACCTAAAATTGGAAAGCTTAGAttgtttaaaacatttattattgcaAAATGCCGGGAAACAAAATGGTAAAAATCGatcattttcttttcaaacacgttccaacattaaattctctatttcttttcaaaaatt
It includes:
- the LOC143369758 gene encoding LOW QUALITY PROTEIN: uncharacterized protein LOC143369758 (The sequence of the model RefSeq protein was modified relative to this genomic sequence to represent the inferred CDS: inserted 1 base in 1 codon; deleted 1 base in 1 codon), which codes for MDIGSGLAEESYNETYSHIHVASKKVFEFCCRKAVEEEKTENEQRERPLLDLKISGDGSWKNXGFKSLFGVTTLIRYYCGKVVDMMVKSSYCQACVYWKNKPQNTVAYQEWKEEHDEENCAQNHHGSSGSMEVESMKEMFSRSEELYGVKYGNYIGDGDSKTFNAILKLNLYGDEFRHVQKRMGTRLRNIRKKEKLSGKGKLTEALLKKLATYYGLAIRRNINSVEDMKKAIMATFHHLQSTDENPRHENCPEGVDSWCNWQQATALGTEPEPHPPTLHPNVQEHMRPIYEDLSREDLLQRCLGGHTQNSNESFNSTVWLLAPKHLHSGYEVIEVAAFFAAILFNEGNSGLLMVMNQLQIIVGRQSYGYAEQMDQMRVARQNRRSSLETKEARTPRKEEMQAANEFHEEEEGLLYGAGIAD